The region CGTATACAAGGTAAAAATTGCCATAGACCCGGCGAAAACCTTGTATATTAGGTATGTGCTGACCTTGATTCAAATTGGTGAGATCGTTGCTACCAAACGTAGAGCGCTTGGTTTGAGCCAGGCTACGCTCGCGAGACAGGCAAGAGTTGGCCATTCAACACTGGACGCATTGGAGAATGGCCGAATTGGCGAGCTCGGTTATTCGAAAATAACCAGAATTCTTACAGCACTCAGCCTTGAGCTGACGATCCAGGAAGCAGCGAACCGCCGCCCCACTTTGGAAGAGTTGATGGAAGAGGACCGCGATGATCAAAGTTTGGACCGACGGCGCTGAAGCCGGCTTGCTTGATCGCTCCGGACAGCGCGGCACCACATTTCTCTATCAACCCGGAGCCCCTGAGCCACGCGCCGTTTCTGTGACGATGCCTGTGCGCCTAGCTTCATGGGACATCTCGTATGGAATCGCACCCATTTTCGAGATGAACCTTCCTGAAGGTGTACTGAGAGAACGCTTGCGTCTTGCTTTTGCAAAAGCCATCGGGACATTCGACGACTACGATCTGCTGGGCATTGTCGGCCGATCACAGGTGGGCCGCATTCGCTACACCGGGCAGGAAGAATCCCTCAATGAGGACGTTCCCTTCCAGTCCGTGGACGAAATCCTCTCTCGTCGACGCCAAGGT is a window of Edaphobacter sp. 12200R-103 DNA encoding:
- a CDS encoding helix-turn-helix domain-containing protein yields the protein MADLRKYARGDHPEHIVAESVRCVLRQGWQVVFSAQPFYLVYKVKIAIDPAKTLYIRYVLTLIQIGEIVATKRRALGLSQATLARQARVGHSTLDALENGRIGELGYSKITRILTALSLELTIQEAANRRPTLEELMEEDRDDQSLDRRR